In a single window of the Pyrococcus sp. NA2 genome:
- a CDS encoding energy-coupling factor ABC transporter ATP-binding protein codes for MIEFRDVWFWYEEGKIVLKSINFEFDEGILAVVGPNGSGKTTLVKMMNGLIKPKKGDVIIDGVNTRDVSVAELSRKVGYVFQNPEAMFFEENVFKEVAFGPRNLGLSEEEIKKRVEWALKAVGLEGFEERNPFELSGGEKQRLAIACILAMKPRYLVLDEPNTGLDERSTKNLIETIRKLRREGSSIILVTHDMDLVLELADKVLLIFNGEVKFYGPVEDFFELNLKEYYLKEPELITIAKNVGIGFVRSIEEIIKVIVR; via the coding sequence ATGATAGAGTTCAGAGATGTGTGGTTCTGGTATGAGGAAGGTAAGATTGTACTCAAGTCGATAAACTTCGAATTCGATGAAGGGATATTAGCGGTTGTGGGACCAAATGGTAGTGGAAAGACGACCCTAGTTAAAATGATGAACGGCTTAATTAAGCCCAAGAAGGGAGATGTAATAATTGACGGAGTCAATACGAGAGACGTTAGCGTTGCTGAGCTAAGCAGAAAAGTTGGCTACGTATTTCAGAATCCAGAGGCAATGTTCTTTGAGGAAAACGTTTTTAAGGAAGTTGCATTTGGGCCAAGGAATCTTGGCCTTAGTGAGGAAGAAATTAAGAAGAGGGTAGAATGGGCCCTAAAGGCTGTTGGCTTAGAGGGATTCGAGGAGAGAAATCCATTTGAGTTGAGTGGGGGAGAAAAGCAGAGATTGGCCATAGCCTGTATTTTGGCTATGAAGCCAAGGTATCTAGTCCTTGATGAGCCGAACACTGGGCTTGATGAGAGAAGTACTAAAAATTTGATCGAGACCATTAGAAAGCTAAGGAGAGAAGGTAGTTCAATAATCCTCGTTACCCACGATATGGATCTAGTTCTGGAACTTGCGGATAAGGTTCTCCTAATTTTCAATGGAGAAGTAAAGTTCTATGGACCAGTTGAAGACTTCTTTGAGCTTAATCTTAAGGAATATTATCTGAAGGAGCCCGAACTTATAACAATAGCAAAGAACGTTGGAATTGGATTCGTGAGAAGCATAGAAGAGATCATCAAGGTGATAGTTCGATGA
- a CDS encoding coiled-coil protein encodes MQVKVDPEEIKRIKRELEELQNEKRNIELKLEELQKELNMWIQKRDEKNLEVRRLREKAREFKAKRDEINQKIKDLKKNRDEINAKLDLLYQEALEYRTKRDEFKQLRRLKMPKEKIEERIEKLEWELQTTPNISPEREKQIVDQIQVLATELEIIQQIERYNNKLQEVRKKIDQLKKARRAISLEIQQLANQSQQYHEQMIKTYQRADEVKKEADEYHQKVVELREKIREVRRELREIERKIMEYDQKHKELIAYKLVARMKARRDANFEKAVQALEKFKRGEKLTWDEILLLQRYNLV; translated from the coding sequence ATGCAAGTGAAGGTTGACCCAGAGGAAATTAAGAGAATTAAACGAGAGCTTGAAGAACTTCAGAATGAGAAGAGAAATATCGAGTTAAAATTGGAGGAGCTCCAAAAGGAGCTGAATATGTGGATACAAAAGAGAGATGAGAAGAATCTCGAAGTTAGAAGGCTCAGGGAAAAGGCGAGAGAATTCAAGGCAAAGAGAGATGAAATAAATCAGAAAATAAAGGATCTCAAGAAGAACAGAGACGAAATAAATGCAAAGCTTGACCTTCTCTACCAAGAGGCCCTGGAGTATAGAACTAAGAGGGATGAATTTAAGCAACTAAGAAGGTTGAAGATGCCAAAGGAAAAGATAGAGGAAAGAATAGAGAAACTTGAATGGGAGCTCCAAACAACCCCAAATATTTCCCCCGAGAGGGAGAAACAGATCGTTGATCAGATCCAAGTTCTTGCAACAGAGCTTGAAATAATTCAACAGATAGAGAGGTACAATAACAAGTTACAAGAGGTTAGGAAGAAAATTGACCAGCTGAAGAAAGCGAGAAGGGCAATCTCCCTCGAAATACAGCAACTTGCGAACCAGAGTCAGCAGTATCATGAGCAGATGATAAAGACATATCAAAGGGCAGATGAAGTGAAAAAGGAGGCAGATGAGTACCATCAAAAGGTTGTAGAGCTAAGGGAGAAGATCAGGGAAGTTAGGAGAGAACTTAGGGAAATTGAGAGGAAGATAATGGAGTATGATCAGAAGCACAAGGAGCTCATAGCTTACAAGCTAGTAGCTAGGATGAAGGCCAGAAGGGATGCCAACTTCGAGAAGGCCGTCCAAGCGTTGGAGAAGTTCAAGCGTGGAGAGAAGCTTACCTGGGATGAGATCCTACTGTTGCAGAGATACAATCTTGTCTGA